A single region of the Cucumis melo cultivar AY chromosome 3, USDA_Cmelo_AY_1.0, whole genome shotgun sequence genome encodes:
- the LOC127148627 gene encoding uncharacterized protein LOC127148627 — MNELIFGSDKFVYLAREDLLHYCGMVEIGYMCILAYITCLWDKCDCAKNFFVIDQSKISSHIKDRDLRSRNLANQLEAVNLEQKVLIPYNTGFHWMLHVIDLRENCVYVLDSLRSKVNEDIHGIINVGLKTWQAKHDLQRYRSTPKWRPVKCPRQLDSVGCGYYVQKYIHEIVHNSSTSITNLFNTKNAYSQEEIDEIRTEWAAFVSRFV; from the exons atgaacgagctaatatttggaagtgacaaatttgtttatttagctcgtgaagatttgttgcattactgcggcatggttgaaatcggctatatgtgtatactagcgtatattac atgtctttgggataaatgtgactgtgcaaagaatttttttgtcattgaccaatcaaaaatatcgtcacatatcaaagatcgtgatcttcgatccagaaatttagccaaccagctagaagcagttaacttggaacagaaagtgctaattccatataataccgg ttttcattggatgttgcatgttatcgatcttcgtgaaaattgcgtttatgttttggactctcttcggagtaaagtcaatgaagacattcatggaatcataaatgt agggttgaagacatggcaagcgaaacacgatctacaacgctatcgatcaactccaaaatggagacctgtaaag tgccctcgtcaattggattctgtagggtgcgggtactacgtgcaaaagtacatacatgagatagtgcataattctagtacttctattactaacctt ttcaataccaaaaatgcatatagccaagaggagattgatgagattcgaactgaatgggcagcttttgttagcagatttgtgtaa